caccggttcgtaagggcctttagtgccggttccataaccggcactaaagtgtgggcactaaagcccccccccctttagtatcggttcggcacgaaccggcgctaaagtgccaccacgtggcgtgagctcgcgccctggtatgggggacctttagtaccggttggtgttaccaaccggtactaaaggttttttcttttgaattttttttttgaaaattttggaaattttttttaattttttttatttttaatttttccgAATTATTCAATGATTtattctctaatcacctctcttaactgctcaagtgtggatcactcattccaaatcatctaacttcccgaccggtcacccatccctctcactactctagcccgagcacgcttaactttcgggttctattctccttcgttttcgagtctgcacttgttgttttccagacaatagtaggatgtcaatcctattaaccctcaggagtttagtttgagcatgaagtcacacatttcaccgtttgagtttgaaactattattctaaaaaacagtaattatttagtaacgctaatatttcttgaataagtttgaccatagtttgaccacagtttgaccatagtttgaccagatttgacaaaaattcaaaaaattgaaataattatttagtaacactaatattcttgaataattatgtagtaacattaatacttcttgaataagtagtttgaccagatttaaccaaatttttgtaaaaaaactaaaatttgaccatatctttttttccttttggaatttgaggattctaaaaaattccaaacaggcccTAGGCTgcctccatcggatgcggattttcgtgctgaattttttgatagattatacgtttttttccgacatcgtatgcaaaagttatagccgttttacattttccctacactttttgcaaaacatgtccaaattgtagttttcaaattttcctaactagtagatgtagtaatataactacctctcgaaggattttattttttgaagtttttatcattttcttttgattttttcagaactaaAATGGCGACACACAGGGGGGgctagagtttgaaaattgccctatagtgccggtttgtgtcacaaaccggtactataggtcagacccctttagtaccggttcatggtacgaaccggtactaaaggttagacctttagtgccggttcgtaccatgaaccggtactaaaggtgatcgtggggccccggcctgacgccagcctaccaccacccctttagtaccggttcgtgccacgaaccggtactaaaggttcaacacgaaccggcattaatgcaaatccgttcgaaccggcactaatggtaccattagtaccgggccaaaatcaaaccggcactaatgtgcttcacgtttgaccctttttctactagtgcctctcCCCCGATTCAGATCCagtcctagccgccgccacctaccTCATGCCGATCCCGCCGCCCACGCCCGCGCGCCACCACCCGCtccgctcctcctcgcctcccGAGGACGCCCGCCGCTCTTCCTCCGCCCGTCGACCCACCCCGTCCCGGAGGTCTCAGTCGCCGCCTTCCTCCGCAGGGCCGCTGCGCCCATCCCGCCCTCGGCGCCGCACCTCCACCACCATCTCCGTTGGCTCCTCGCCGACGCCTCTGCCCCGTCCCCGTCCGGAAGCGATCTGGTGGCACCTTACCTCCTCCGCGGGCTGCTCGGGAACGAGCACTGGAAGGACCTGGTGGTCGCCGTCCGGGACGGTGTTCTCATCCCAGGGCCAGAGACGGAGGCCGTCGTGGACATGGTCGCCACCACCGACTGCGAGCAGGCGTCCTGGTCCTATCTCTCATCGTCCTCGGCATTTGGTACTTCGACTTCGAGTTTCGCCCGGTTCCTCTGCATCCTGCTTGGTGATTTGGTGGTTGGGTTTATTCTTGTGCTGATTCCTTCCGCAGATTGAGATCAACGAGGCATGGAAGATCAGGCCGGCCGTGGACCACACCGTCCTCCCCAA
Above is a window of Triticum aestivum cultivar Chinese Spring chromosome 6B, IWGSC CS RefSeq v2.1, whole genome shotgun sequence DNA encoding:
- the LOC123139381 gene encoding uncharacterized protein translates to MEKQRRMKGNRSSPSRRHLPHADPAAHARAPPPAPLLLASRGRPPLFLRPSTHPVPEVSVAAFLRRAAAPIPPSAPHLHHHLRWLLADASAPSPSGSDLVAPYLLRGLLGNEHWKDLVVAVRDGVLIPGPETEAVVDMVATTDCEQASWSYLSSSSAFD